A window of Apium graveolens cultivar Ventura chromosome 8, ASM990537v1, whole genome shotgun sequence contains these coding sequences:
- the LOC141678266 gene encoding PHD finger protein MALE STERILITY 1 produces MSNLDSINCKKRKRPGEKVYKFKTFGEQGCPTEFNHGSFRENIKALLEFGNTETVSWGGMASWSFQLQVQRNPPSHILLFVIEEPIELSLNPHCKHCLYVGWGDHIICKKKYHFLVPSKDTLAACLSYEGNNHNIGAGTDRVVKGKLNLIMELQGHILHGVFHSNGFGHLLCINGLEMGSDLPGYQVMDLWDRLSTNLQARKVSIKDTSQKTTMDLRLLYGIAYSEPWFARWGYEFGRGSFGVTKQMHQKAIEAIQTIPLCVLAHHATINNSNHQISIMVSKYQTVAGHSMKSLSDLFRFILELKSRLSKESSIDTCNPGILVDSNCRWSIKRVEMAIKVIIDSLKRADFRWISRQEVRDSARAYIGDTGLLDFVLKSLGNHIVGNYLVRRCLNPVTKVLEYCLEDISNVNFPHQDQGFSSDESISVKARYKISRIQLSKDLFYLYKHIVKEQNPTINSGITTTISLASRIILDSKYLIKEYSKKLPYKFEVGIGDRSKLYCTIALTNISTVHPRKVVAPYECITLGNNATFQELTLEVEKCFKDIYWGLRDFMVQTIGNMNAINVRKRSDDLVFRVLKAGSELVFEGNMVSYRGRNMIQENIFEGSCQNNICVDCLCGAKEDDGERMVSCDICEVWQHTRCVQIPNNEAIPSIFLCSRCEQDILVLPSIS; encoded by the exons ATGTCGAATTTAGATTCGATTAActgcaagaaaagaaaaagacCGGGAGAGAAAGTGTACAAATTCAAGACATTTGGAGAGCAAGGTTGTCCTACAGAATTTAATCATGGCTCTTTTCGAGAAAATATTAAAGCCCTCTTGGAATTCGGAAACACAGAGACTGTTTCATGGGGTGGCATGGCTAGCTGGTCTTTTCAACTTCAAGTCCAGCGCAATCCTCCTTCACATATCTTGCTTTTTGTTATCGAAGAACCTATTGAACTTTCACTCAATCCACACTGCAAGCACTGTCTTTATGTTG GGTGGGGTGACCATATAATTTGCAAAAAGAAGTATCACTTTTTGGTTCCATCTAAAGATACATTAGCTGCATGTTTGAGTTACGAAGGGAACAACCATAACATTGGTGCAGGAACAGATAGAGTAGTAAAGGGTAAGTTGAACTTAATAATGGAATTGCAAGGACATATATTACATGGTGTTTTCCATTCTAATGGCTTTGGGCATTTGCTATGTATAAATGGCTTGGAGATGGGCTCTGATTTGCCTGGTTACCAAGTTATGGACTTATGGGATCGCTTGAGCACAAATCTTCAAGCAAG GAAAGTCAGTATAAAAGACACTTCACAAAAGACAACGATGGATCTAAGATTGCTCTATGGAATAGCTTATAGTGAGCCATGGTTTGCTCGTTGGGGATACGAATTTGGGCGTGGAAGCTTTGGTGTTACAAAACAAATGCACCAAAAAGCTATTGAAGCCATCCAAACCATACCATTATGCGTGCTTGCTCATCATGCTACTATCAATAACTCTAATCATCAGATCTCAATCATGGTTTCAAAATATCAAACTGTTGCAGGCCATTCTATGAAGTCATTAAGCGATTTATTTAGGTTCATTCTAGAGCTTAAATCTCGACTTTCAAAAGAAAGCAGCATTGATACTTGCAATCCAGGCATTCTAGTGGACAGTAACTGTAGGTGGTCAATCAAACGAGTAGAAATGGCTATCAAGGTGATCATTGATTCTTTAAAAAGAGCTGATTTTCGATGGATATCCAGGCAAGAAGTCCGAGATTCTGCAAGAGCCTATATTGGTGATACCGGCTTACTTGATTTCGTGTTGAAATCATTGGGAAACCATATAGTAGGGAATTATTTGGTTAGAAGATGCTTGAATCCCGTGACAAAAGTATTGGAATACTGCTTGGAGGACATTTCTAATGTTAATTTTCCACATCAAGATCAAGGATTTTCATCTGATGAGTCAATATCAGTTAAGGCTCGATACAAGATTTCCAGGATTCAACTATCAAAGGATTTATTTTACTTGTACAAACACATCGTGAAAGAGCAAAATCCAACCATAAATTCCGGGATCACAACAACAATTTCATTAGCCTCAAGAATTATCCTCGACTCCAAGTACCTCATAAAAGAATATTCCAAGAAATTACCATACAAGTTTGAAGTAGGGATAGGAGACAGATCAAAGCTTTATTGCACAATTGCCTTAACAAACATTTCCACGGTTCACCCAAGAAAGGTCGTTGCACCATATGAATGCATCACATTGGGAAACAATGCCACATTTcaagaacttacactagaagttgaaaaatgttttaaagaTATCTACTGGGGATTAAGGGATTTCATGGTCCAAACAATTGGTAATATGAATGCTATAAATGTCCGTAAACGATCCGATGATTTGGTATTTAGGGTTTTGAAAGCTGGTAGTGAACTTGTGTTTGAAGGCAACATGGTTAGTTATAGAGGAAGAAACATGATCCAAGAAAATATATTCGAAGGTAGTTGTCAAAATAATATTTGTGTTGATTGTCTTTGTGGAGCTAAAGAAGATGACGGAGAACGAATGGTGTCGTGTGACATTTGCGAAGTTTGGCAGCACACTAGGTGTGTTCAGATTCCTAATAATGAAGCAATTCCAAGTATATTTCTGTGCAGCAGATGTGAACAAGATATATTAGTTTTACCTTCTATTTCATAG
- the LOC141677991 gene encoding protein BASIC PENTACYSTEINE2-like, with protein MEDGGLNMRSWNFYEQHYNKPGNLNLHLFPSVERRVSGPFLGRENSVMMNHNGGVFHPMVSEPPMPMDPMKDSSARERFVQQMIQANSSFAGFHEHPGAHSMHMLQQQLQQQLQHPELPKDAARVTMDDTGVKKEDGPPMRKRQGLAAPKPPKEKKPRKCPTIQKENGSSSGHRAKAPKKSMDVVINGIDMDFSSIPIPVCSCTGNPQQCYRWGCGGWQSACCTTTISMYPLPMSTKRRGARIAGRKMSQGAFKKVLEKLASENFSFANPIDLRYHWARHGTNKFVTIR; from the coding sequence ATGGAGGATGGGGGATTGAATATGCGCAGTTGGAATTTCTACGAACAACATTATAATAAACCTGGGAACCTCAATCTGCACCTTTTCCCATCAGTTGAAAGGCGTGTCTCGGGACCTTTCCTTGGACGTGAAAATTCAGTTATGATGAACCACAATGGTGGGGTGTTTCATCCCATGGTCTCTGAACCTCCTATGCCCATGGATCCTATGAAGGACAGTTCGGCTAGGGAGAGATTTGTTCAGCAGATGATTCAAGCGAATTCTAGTTTTGCGGGATTTCATGAGCATCCTGGGGCTCATTCCATGCATATGTTGCAGCAGCAGCTGCAGCAGCAACTGCAGCATCCCGAATTGCCCAAGGATGCTGCAAGAGTTACCATGGATGATACAGGTGTGAAGAAAGAAGATGGTCCCCCTATGAGAAAAAGGCAAGGTCTTGCTGCACCCAAGCCTCCAAAAGAAAAGAAGCCAAGAAAATGCCCTACCATTCAGAAGGAAAATGGCAGTTCTTCTGGTCACCGTGCGAAAGCTCCAAAGAAGAGTATGGATGTGGTCATAAATGGGATAGATATGGACTTTTCTAGTATTCCTATACCGGTTTGCTCGTGTACTGGAAATCCTCAGCAATGTTATCGTTGGGGCTGTGGTGGTTGGCAATCTGCTTGTTGCACAACAACAATATCCATGTATCCTTTGCCAATGAGTACAAAAAGGCGTGGAGCTAGAATTGCTGGACGGAAGATGAGTCAGGGCGCATTTAAGAAGGTGCTAGAGAAACTGGCGTCTGAAAATTTCAGTTTTGCTAATCCAATTGATTTGAGGTATCATTGGGCAAGGCATGGTACCAACAAGTTTGTTACAATCAGGTGA
- the LOC141680601 gene encoding uncharacterized protein At2g29880-like, with protein MGDACQENDNSEGKSAGYKSWTIEESNELLNLMVDAAKRGWRDSNGLFTKVHPNHKSYRTDTFGDYDDLRIAVGNGTAIGKNAIGLGDDTDARTYDNEASKKYQPLDDLVYDYNTEAYTPDDFQDPLTQPSESINLDAPPPPTLKRKRSEFEGNSSSSANASHPDTIMQISHSVEKMVEAVKSFNNDDCSCWDLIKDLPYLDQLTRFKALKLHNTRAKKMEFVKMTLDERYAWIIFELDM; from the exons ATGGGCGATGCATGTCAAGAGAATGACAATTCGGAAGGAAAAAGTGCTGGGTATAAATCTTGGACAATTGAGGAAAGTAATGAGTTATTGAATCTCATGGTTGATGCCGCAAAACGTGGTTGGCGAGATAGTAATGGTTTATTCACGAAG GTACATCCTAATCACAAAAGTTATCGTACAGACACTTTTGGAGACTATGATGATTTAAGAATTGCAGTGGGAAATGGAACTGCTATCGGAAAGAATGCAATCGGACTAGGAGATGATACTGATGCAAGAACTTATGACAATGAAGCAAGTAAAAAATACCAACCTTTGGATGACTTGGTTTATGATTATAATACTGAAGCTTATACACCAGATGATTTTCAAGATCCTTTGACCCAACCTTCTGAATCTATTAATCTTGATGCTCCTCCCCCTCCAACACTTAAACGTAAACGGTCTGAGTTCGAGGGAAATTCTAGTTCTTCTGCTAATGCTAGTCATCCAGATACTATCATGCAAATTAGTCACTCAGTTGAGAAGATGGTTGAAGCTGTTAAGTCATTTAATAATGATGATTGTAGCTGTTGGGATCTTATCAAAGATTTGCCTTATTTGGATCAACTTACACGTTTCAAGGCACTTAAATTACATAACACTAGAGCAAAGAAGATGGAGTTCGTGAAGATGACCCTTGATGAACGCTATGCTTGGATAATTTTTGAATTAGATATGTGA